One stretch of Streptomyces sp. NBC_01363 DNA includes these proteins:
- the rapZ gene encoding RNase adapter RapZ — translation MTERENEHEAEREQEVEHDGTDRADGAGHVSTGTTIETSDGNAAIPELVIISGMSGAGRSTAAKCLEDLGWFVVDNLPPALIPTMVELGARSQGNVARIAVVVDVRGRRFFDNLRESLADLEAKHVTRRIVFLESSDDALVRRFESVRRPHPLQGDGRIVDGIAAERDLLRELRGDADLVIDTSSLNVHELRAKMDAQFAGDEEPELRATVMSFGFKYGLPVDADLVVDCRFLPNPHWVPELRPFTGLNEEVSAYVFDQPGAKEFLNQYTELLQLIAAGYRREGKRYVTIAVGCTGGKHRSVAMSEKLAARLATEGIETVLVHRDMGRE, via the coding sequence ATGACCGAGCGTGAAAACGAACACGAAGCCGAGCGCGAGCAAGAAGTCGAGCACGACGGCACCGACCGAGCAGACGGAGCAGGACACGTGAGTACGGGCACCACGATCGAGACGAGCGACGGGAATGCGGCCATTCCCGAGCTGGTGATCATCTCGGGGATGTCGGGCGCCGGGCGCAGCACGGCGGCCAAGTGTCTGGAGGACCTCGGCTGGTTCGTCGTCGACAACCTGCCGCCCGCCCTGATCCCCACCATGGTCGAGCTCGGCGCCCGCTCGCAGGGCAACGTGGCGCGGATCGCCGTCGTCGTCGACGTCCGCGGGCGCCGCTTCTTCGACAACCTCCGCGAATCCCTCGCCGACCTGGAGGCCAAGCACGTCACCCGGCGGATCGTCTTCCTGGAGTCCTCCGACGACGCCCTCGTCCGCCGCTTCGAATCGGTCCGTCGCCCGCACCCCCTCCAGGGCGACGGCCGGATCGTCGACGGCATCGCCGCCGAGCGCGACCTGCTGCGCGAGCTCCGCGGCGACGCCGACCTGGTGATCGACACGTCCAGCCTCAACGTGCACGAACTGCGCGCCAAGATGGACGCCCAGTTCGCCGGCGACGAGGAGCCGGAGCTGCGCGCCACGGTGATGTCGTTCGGCTTCAAGTACGGCCTGCCGGTCGACGCCGACCTGGTGGTCGACTGCCGCTTCCTGCCCAACCCGCACTGGGTCCCCGAGTTGCGCCCGTTCACCGGGCTCAACGAGGAGGTCTCCGCCTACGTCTTCGACCAGCCCGGCGCCAAGGAGTTCCTCAACCAGTACACGGAGCTGCTCCAGCTCATCGCCGCCGGGTACCGCCGCGAGGGCAAGCGCTATGTGACGATCGCCGTCGGCTGCACGGGCGGCAAGCACCGTTCGGTCGCCATGTCCGAGAAGCTGGCGGCCCGGCTCGCGACCGAAGGCATCGAGACCGTTCTCGTCCACCGGGACATGGGGCGCGAGTGA
- the yvcK gene encoding uridine diphosphate-N-acetylglucosamine-binding protein YvcK, producing MTSRNLRLRRLRRATSALSGRKRGAQPKVVALGGGMGLSASLAALRRITGDLTAVVTVADDGGSSGRLREELGVLPPGDLRKALAALCGDDDWGQTWARVIQHRFQSKGDLHEHAVGNLLIVALWEQLGDHVQALDLVGRLLGAHGRVLPMSAVPLELQALVRGHDPARPDDVDTVRGQATVALTPGEVQSVHLVPHDPPAVPEAVAAVLDADWVVLGPGSWFSSVIPHLLVPELLDALVETKARKVLSLNLAPQPGETDGFSPQRHLEVLGRHAPKLALDVVLADEAAVPDRESLADAAKRLGAAVELAPVASPDGVPIHDPELLAAAYDRIFRMHGRIGPWR from the coding sequence GTGACCAGCCGCAATCTGCGCCTGCGGCGGCTGCGCAGGGCCACCTCCGCGCTGTCCGGCCGCAAGCGCGGCGCGCAGCCCAAGGTCGTCGCCCTCGGCGGCGGCATGGGCCTGTCCGCGTCGCTCGCGGCGCTCCGCCGGATCACCGGCGATCTCACCGCCGTGGTCACCGTCGCCGACGACGGCGGCTCCAGCGGCCGGCTCCGCGAGGAGCTCGGCGTCCTGCCGCCCGGCGACCTGCGCAAGGCGCTCGCCGCCCTGTGCGGTGACGACGACTGGGGCCAGACCTGGGCCCGGGTGATCCAGCACCGCTTCCAGTCCAAGGGCGATCTGCACGAGCACGCGGTCGGCAATCTGCTGATCGTCGCCCTCTGGGAGCAGCTCGGCGACCATGTACAGGCTCTCGACCTGGTCGGCAGGCTCCTCGGGGCGCACGGCCGGGTGCTGCCCATGTCCGCCGTGCCGCTGGAGCTCCAGGCGCTCGTCCGGGGACACGACCCGGCCCGCCCGGACGACGTGGACACCGTGCGCGGACAGGCCACCGTGGCGCTCACCCCCGGCGAGGTGCAGTCCGTCCACCTCGTCCCGCACGACCCGCCGGCCGTCCCCGAGGCCGTCGCCGCGGTCCTCGACGCCGACTGGGTGGTGCTCGGCCCGGGGTCCTGGTTCTCCTCCGTGATCCCGCACCTGCTCGTCCCCGAACTGCTCGACGCGCTCGTCGAAACCAAGGCCCGCAAGGTCCTCTCGCTCAACCTCGCACCGCAACCCGGTGAAACTGATGGCTTCTCCCCGCAGCGTCATTTGGAGGTTTTGGGACGACACGCCCCTAAACTCGCCCTGGACGTGGTGTTGGCCGACGAAGCCGCCGTGCCCGATCGTGAGTCCCTCGCCGATGCCGCCAAGCGGCTCGGCGCCGCGGTCGAGCTGGCGCCGGTGGCCTCACCCGACGGCGTTCCGATTCATGACCCGGAGCTGTTGGCCGCCGCGTACGACCGTATTTTTCGGATGCATGGAAGGATCGGCCCATGGCGATGA
- a CDS encoding RNA polymerase-binding protein RbpA produces MASGNAIRGSRVGAGPMGEAERGESAPRLRISFWCSNGHETQPSFASDAQVPETWDCPRCGFPAGQDRDSPPDPPRTEPYKTHLAYVRERRSDADGEAILAEALAKLRGEI; encoded by the coding sequence GTGGCAAGTGGCAACGCGATCCGGGGAAGCCGGGTCGGAGCGGGGCCGATGGGGGAGGCCGAGCGCGGCGAGTCCGCGCCGCGCCTCCGCATCTCCTTCTGGTGCTCGAACGGGCACGAGACGCAGCCGAGCTTCGCCAGTGACGCGCAGGTACCGGAGACCTGGGACTGCCCGCGCTGCGGCTTCCCGGCCGGCCAGGACCGGGACAGCCCGCCGGACCCGCCGCGCACCGAGCCGTACAAGACGCACCTCGCGTACGTACGGGAGCGGCGCAGCGATGCGGACGGCGAGGCCATCCTCGCCGAGGCCCTGGCGAAACTCCGGGGCGAAATCTAG
- the tpiA gene encoding triose-phosphate isomerase, protein MTTRTPLMAGNWKMNLNHLEAIAHTQKLGFALTDKDYDTVEVAVLPPFTDLRSVQTLVEGDKLKIKYGAQDISAHDSGAYTGEISGPMLAKLRCTYVAVGHSERRQYHGENDEICNAKVKAAYKHGLTPILCVGEGLDIRKAGDQVSYTLAQLDGGLKDVPAEQAESIVIAYEPVWAIGTGEVATPEDAQEVCGAIRRRLAELYSQELADAVRIQYGGSVKSGNVAAIMAQPDVDGALIGGAALDADEFVKIVRFRDQ, encoded by the coding sequence ATGACCACTCGTACCCCGCTGATGGCGGGCAACTGGAAGATGAACCTCAACCACCTCGAGGCCATCGCACACACCCAGAAGCTCGGCTTCGCGCTGACCGACAAGGACTACGACACCGTCGAGGTCGCCGTCCTGCCGCCCTTCACCGACCTGCGCTCCGTGCAGACCCTGGTCGAGGGCGACAAGCTGAAGATCAAGTACGGCGCCCAGGACATCTCGGCGCACGACTCCGGCGCGTACACCGGTGAGATCTCCGGCCCGATGCTCGCCAAGCTGCGGTGCACCTACGTCGCCGTCGGCCACAGCGAGCGCCGTCAGTACCACGGTGAGAACGACGAGATCTGCAACGCCAAGGTGAAGGCCGCGTACAAGCACGGCCTGACCCCGATCCTCTGCGTCGGCGAGGGCCTGGACATCCGCAAGGCCGGTGACCAGGTCTCCTACACCCTCGCGCAACTCGACGGCGGTCTGAAGGACGTACCGGCCGAGCAGGCCGAGTCCATCGTGATCGCGTACGAGCCGGTCTGGGCCATCGGCACCGGCGAGGTCGCCACCCCCGAGGACGCCCAGGAGGTCTGCGGAGCGATCCGCCGCCGGCTGGCCGAGCTGTACTCGCAGGAGCTGGCCGACGCCGTCCGCATCCAGTACGGCGGCTCGGTGAAGTCCGGCAATGTCGCCGCGATCATGGCGCAGCCCGACGTGGACGGTGCGCTGATCGGCGGTGCCGCGCTGGACGCCGACGAGTTCGTCAAGATCGTCCGCTTCCGCGACCAGTGA
- the whiA gene encoding DNA-binding protein WhiA: MAMTPAVKDEISRLPVTRTCCRKAEVSAILRFAGGLHLVSGRIVIEAELDTSMAARRLKRDILEIFGHSSELIVMAPGGLRRGSRYVVRVVAGGDQLARQTGLVDGRGRPIRGLPPQVVSGATCDAEAAWRGAFLAHGSLTEPGRSSSLEVTCPGPEAALALVGAARRLSIAAKAREVRGVDRVVVRDGDAIGALLTRLGAHDSVLAWEERRMRREVRATANRLANFDDANLRRSARAAVAAGARVGRALEILGEEVPEHLAAAGRLRMEHKQASLEELGALADPPLTKDAVAGRIRRLLAMADKRAQDLGIPGTESTLSEELADGLVG, from the coding sequence ATGGCGATGACGCCGGCGGTGAAGGACGAAATTTCCCGGCTTCCCGTGACCCGGACCTGCTGCAGAAAAGCAGAGGTCTCGGCGATTCTTCGGTTCGCGGGTGGACTGCACCTGGTGAGCGGCCGGATCGTGATCGAGGCGGAGCTGGACACCTCGATGGCGGCGCGCCGGCTGAAGCGGGACATTCTCGAGATCTTCGGGCACAGCTCGGAGCTGATCGTGATGGCGCCCGGCGGGCTGCGGCGCGGCTCCCGCTACGTCGTACGCGTCGTGGCGGGCGGCGACCAGCTGGCCCGCCAGACCGGTCTGGTGGACGGCCGCGGCCGTCCCATCCGGGGCCTGCCCCCGCAGGTGGTCTCGGGGGCCACCTGCGATGCCGAGGCCGCCTGGCGCGGTGCCTTCCTGGCCCATGGCTCGCTGACCGAACCGGGCAGGTCCTCCTCCCTGGAGGTGACCTGCCCCGGCCCGGAGGCGGCGCTCGCCCTGGTCGGCGCCGCCCGCCGGCTCTCCATCGCGGCCAAGGCCCGCGAGGTGCGCGGGGTGGACCGGGTCGTCGTCCGCGACGGCGACGCGATCGGCGCCCTGCTCACCCGGCTGGGCGCCCATGATTCGGTGCTGGCCTGGGAGGAGCGGCGGATGCGCCGCGAGGTCCGCGCCACCGCCAACCGCCTGGCCAACTTCGACGACGCCAACCTGCGCCGTTCCGCGCGGGCCGCGGTCGCCGCGGGCGCCCGGGTGGGGCGCGCGCTGGAGATCCTGGGCGAGGAGGTGCCCGAGCACCTCGCGGCCGCAGGCCGGCTGCGCATGGAGCACAAGCAGGCGTCCCTGGAGGAGCTGGGCGCGCTCGCCGACCCGCCGCTGACCAAGGACGCGGTCGCCGGCCGGATCCGCCGGCTGCTGGCGATGGCCGACAAGCGGGCCCAGGACCTGGGGATCCCGGGCACCGAATCCACTCTCAGCGAGGAGCTCGCCGACGGCCTGGTGGGCTGA
- the uvrC gene encoding excinuclease ABC subunit UvrC — MADPSSYRPKPGQIPDSPGVYKFRDEHRRVIYVGKAKNLRQRLANYFQDLAGLHPRTRTMVTTAASVEWTVVTTEVEALQLEYSWIKEFDPRFNVKYRDDKSYPYLAVTLDEEFPRVQVMRGAKKKGVRYFGPYGHAWAIRETVDLMLRVFPVRTCSAGVFKNAARTGRPCLLGYIGKCSAPCVGRVTPEEHRELADDFCDFMAGRTGTYIRRLEKDMMAAAEEMEYERAARLRDDVEALKRAMEKSAVVLADATDADLIAVAEDELEAAVQIFHVRGGRVRGQRGWVTDKVENVDTSGLVEHALQQLYGEERGDSVPKEVLVPALPEDPDAVSQWLAGRRGSQVSLRIPQRGDKKDLMTTVQRNAQQALGLHKTKRASDLTTRSRALEEIAEALGLDTAPLRIECFDISHLQGDDVVASMVVFEDGLARKSEYRRFQIKGFEGQDDVRSMHEVIGRRFKRYLQDKERTGEWEETPAPTGPVPAPQTALAALTDPAAPTGPDAVPGPDAVPDTDAVPDPDAEPREDDGRPKRFAYPPQLVVVDGGQPQVAAAKRALDELGIDDIAVCGLAKRLEEVWLPDDDDPVVLPRSSEGLYLLQRVRDEAHRFAITYQRAKRAKRIRSSPLDAVAGLGETRKQALIKHFGSVKKLKQATIDEICEVPGIGRRTAESVAVALASAAPATPAVNTATGEIIEEDDGGSTT, encoded by the coding sequence ATGGCAGACCCCTCCAGCTACCGCCCCAAGCCGGGACAGATCCCCGACTCCCCGGGGGTCTACAAATTCCGCGACGAACACCGCCGGGTGATCTACGTCGGAAAGGCCAAGAACCTGCGCCAGCGCCTGGCCAATTACTTCCAGGACCTGGCCGGGCTCCACCCGCGTACGCGCACGATGGTCACCACGGCCGCCTCGGTGGAATGGACGGTCGTCACCACGGAGGTCGAGGCCCTCCAGCTGGAGTACTCCTGGATCAAGGAGTTCGACCCGCGGTTCAACGTCAAGTACCGCGACGACAAGAGCTATCCGTATCTCGCGGTCACACTCGACGAGGAGTTCCCGCGCGTCCAGGTCATGCGCGGAGCCAAGAAGAAGGGCGTGCGCTACTTCGGTCCCTACGGGCACGCCTGGGCCATCCGCGAGACGGTCGACCTGATGCTGAGGGTCTTTCCGGTACGTACGTGCTCCGCCGGAGTCTTCAAGAACGCCGCCAGGACCGGCCGCCCGTGCCTCCTCGGCTACATCGGCAAGTGCTCGGCCCCCTGCGTCGGCCGCGTCACCCCCGAGGAACACCGCGAACTGGCCGACGACTTCTGCGACTTCATGGCCGGCCGGACCGGTACGTACATCCGCCGCCTGGAGAAGGACATGATGGCGGCGGCCGAGGAGATGGAGTACGAGCGGGCGGCCCGGCTCCGCGACGACGTGGAGGCCCTCAAGCGGGCCATGGAGAAGAGCGCCGTCGTCCTGGCCGACGCCACCGATGCCGACCTGATCGCGGTCGCCGAGGACGAGCTCGAAGCCGCCGTCCAGATCTTCCATGTGCGCGGCGGCCGGGTGCGCGGCCAGCGCGGCTGGGTCACCGACAAGGTCGAGAACGTCGACACCTCGGGTCTGGTCGAGCACGCGCTCCAGCAGCTGTACGGCGAGGAGAGGGGCGACTCCGTCCCCAAGGAGGTCCTTGTCCCGGCCCTGCCCGAGGATCCGGACGCGGTCTCCCAGTGGCTCGCCGGCCGCCGGGGCTCCCAGGTCAGCCTGCGCATCCCGCAGCGCGGCGACAAGAAGGACCTGATGACGACGGTCCAGCGCAACGCCCAGCAGGCTCTGGGGCTGCACAAGACCAAGCGCGCCTCCGACCTGACCACCCGCTCCCGCGCCCTGGAGGAGATCGCCGAGGCGCTCGGCCTCGACACCGCCCCGCTGCGCATCGAGTGCTTCGACATCTCGCACCTCCAGGGCGACGACGTGGTCGCCTCCATGGTCGTCTTCGAGGACGGCCTCGCCCGCAAGAGCGAGTACCGCCGCTTCCAGATCAAGGGCTTCGAGGGCCAGGACGACGTCCGGTCGATGCACGAGGTGATCGGCCGCCGCTTCAAGCGGTACCTGCAGGACAAGGAACGGACGGGGGAGTGGGAGGAGACCCCTGCCCCGACCGGACCGGTCCCGGCACCGCAGACCGCCCTGGCGGCCTTGACCGATCCGGCGGCCCCGACCGGCCCGGACGCCGTCCCCGGCCCGGACGCCGTCCCTGATACGGACGCCGTCCCCGATCCGGATGCCGAGCCCCGTGAGGACGACGGGCGTCCCAAGCGGTTCGCCTATCCGCCGCAGCTCGTCGTGGTCGACGGCGGCCAGCCGCAGGTCGCCGCGGCCAAGCGGGCCCTCGACGAGCTGGGGATCGACGACATCGCCGTCTGCGGTCTCGCCAAGCGCCTCGAAGAGGTCTGGCTGCCCGATGACGACGACCCCGTCGTCCTGCCCCGTTCCAGCGAGGGCCTCTATCTCCTCCAGCGCGTCCGCGACGAGGCCCACCGCTTCGCGATCACCTATCAGCGCGCCAAGCGGGCCAAACGCATCCGTTCCAGCCCCCTGGACGCCGTCGCCGGTCTCGGCGAAACCCGGAAACAGGCGTTGATCAAGCATTTCGGCTCCGTGAAGAAGCTGAAGCAGGCGACAATCGACGAGATCTGCGAGGTTCCGGGGATAGGCCGCAGGACGGCGGAATCAGTGGCTGTCGCCCTCGCCTCCGCCGCCCCGGCCACGCCCGCCGTGAACACGGCGACAGGAGAGATCATTGAAGAGGACGACGGGGGCAGCACGACATGA
- the gap gene encoding type I glyceraldehyde-3-phosphate dehydrogenase gives MTIRVGINGFGRIGRNYFRALLEQGADIEIVAVNDLGDTATTAHLLKYDTILGRLKAEVSHTADTITVDGHTIKVLSERNPADIPWGELGVDIVIESTGIFTKKADAEKHIAGGAKKVLISAPAKGEDITIVMGVNQDKYDAANHHVISNASCTTNCVAPMAKVLDENFGIVKGLMTTVHAYTNDQRILDFPHSDLRRARAAAENIIPTTTGAAKATALVLPQLKGKLDGIAMRVPVPTGSATDLVVELQREVTKDEVNAAFKKAADDGDLKGILYYTKDPIVSSDIVGDPASCTFDSSLTMVQEGKSVKILGWYDNEWGYSNRLVDLTVFVGNQL, from the coding sequence GTGACGATCCGCGTAGGCATCAACGGCTTTGGCCGCATCGGTCGTAACTACTTCCGCGCGCTGCTGGAGCAGGGTGCGGACATCGAGATCGTGGCTGTCAACGACCTGGGTGACACCGCGACCACGGCCCACCTGCTGAAGTACGACACCATCCTGGGTCGTCTCAAGGCAGAGGTCAGCCACACCGCCGATACCATCACCGTCGATGGTCACACGATCAAGGTGCTCTCCGAGCGCAACCCGGCCGACATCCCCTGGGGTGAGCTGGGTGTCGACATCGTCATCGAGTCGACCGGCATCTTCACGAAGAAGGCCGACGCCGAGAAGCACATCGCCGGCGGCGCCAAGAAGGTCCTCATCTCGGCTCCGGCCAAGGGCGAGGACATCACCATCGTGATGGGCGTCAACCAGGACAAGTACGACGCGGCCAACCACCACGTCATCTCCAACGCCTCCTGCACGACCAACTGTGTCGCGCCGATGGCCAAGGTTCTGGACGAGAACTTCGGCATCGTCAAGGGCCTCATGACGACGGTCCACGCGTACACGAACGACCAGCGCATCCTGGACTTCCCGCACTCGGACCTGCGTCGCGCCCGTGCCGCCGCCGAGAACATCATCCCGACCACCACCGGTGCCGCCAAGGCCACCGCCCTGGTGCTCCCGCAGCTGAAGGGCAAGCTGGACGGCATCGCCATGCGCGTCCCGGTCCCGACCGGCTCGGCCACCGACCTGGTCGTGGAGCTGCAGCGCGAGGTCACCAAGGACGAGGTCAACGCCGCGTTCAAGAAGGCCGCGGACGACGGCGACCTCAAGGGCATCCTGTACTACACCAAGGACCCGATCGTGTCCTCGGACATCGTCGGCGACCCGGCGTCCTGCACCTTCGACTCCTCGCTGACGATGGTTCAGGAGGGCAAGTCGGTGAAGATCCTCGGCTGGTACGACAACGAGTGGGGTTACTCCAACCGCCTCGTCGACCTGACCGTCTTCGTCGGCAACCAGCTCTGA
- the pgk gene encoding phosphoglycerate kinase, whose protein sequence is MKTIDELIAEGVTGKRVFVRADLNVPLSGTTITDDGRIRAVQPTVEKLVAAGARVVVASHLGRPKGAPDPAFSLAPAAARLGELIGTDVAFATDTVGESARATVAALGDGEVAVIENLRFNPGETSKDDAERGAFADQLAELADLYVGDGFGAVHRKHASVFDLPARLPHAAGDLIATEVGVLKKLTENVERPYAVVLGGSKVSDKLGVIDHLLERADRILIGGGMAYTFLKAQGHEVGSSLLQEDQIPAVLEYLKRAEDKGVEFVLPVDVVVSAQFPDLEAKAPTEHRTVPADAIPAGFIGLDNGPETNTLYASKLADAATVFWNGPMGVFEHPDYAEGTRAVAQALVDSSGFSVVGGGDSAAAVRTLGFDENAFGHISTGGGASLEYLEGKTLPGLAALED, encoded by the coding sequence ATGAAGACGATCGACGAACTGATCGCCGAAGGGGTCACCGGCAAGCGCGTATTCGTCCGCGCCGACCTCAACGTGCCGCTGAGCGGCACCACCATCACCGACGACGGCCGCATCCGCGCCGTCCAGCCGACCGTGGAGAAGCTCGTCGCGGCCGGCGCGCGGGTCGTCGTCGCCTCGCACCTGGGCCGCCCCAAGGGCGCTCCGGACCCGGCCTTCTCCCTGGCGCCCGCCGCCGCCCGCCTCGGTGAACTCATCGGCACGGACGTCGCCTTCGCGACCGACACGGTCGGCGAGTCCGCCCGCGCCACGGTCGCCGCGCTGGGGGACGGCGAGGTCGCCGTCATCGAGAACCTCCGCTTCAACCCCGGCGAGACGTCCAAGGACGACGCCGAGCGCGGCGCCTTCGCCGATCAGCTCGCCGAGCTCGCCGACCTGTACGTGGGCGACGGCTTCGGAGCCGTGCACCGCAAGCACGCCTCGGTCTTCGACCTCCCGGCCCGGCTGCCGCACGCCGCCGGTGACCTGATCGCCACCGAGGTCGGCGTCCTGAAGAAGCTCACCGAGAACGTCGAGCGTCCGTACGCCGTGGTGCTCGGCGGCTCCAAGGTCTCCGACAAGCTCGGCGTCATCGACCACCTCCTGGAGCGCGCCGACCGCATCCTGATCGGCGGCGGCATGGCGTACACCTTCCTCAAGGCCCAGGGCCACGAGGTCGGCAGCTCGCTCCTGCAGGAGGACCAGATCCCGGCGGTGCTGGAGTACCTCAAGCGCGCCGAGGACAAGGGCGTGGAGTTCGTGCTCCCCGTCGACGTCGTGGTCTCCGCGCAGTTCCCGGACCTCGAGGCCAAGGCCCCGACCGAGCACCGCACCGTGCCCGCGGACGCCATCCCGGCTGGGTTCATCGGCCTGGACAACGGCCCCGAGACCAACACGCTGTACGCATCGAAGCTCGCCGACGCCGCCACCGTCTTCTGGAACGGCCCCATGGGTGTCTTCGAGCACCCCGACTACGCCGAGGGAACCCGGGCCGTCGCCCAGGCCCTCGTCGACTCCTCGGGCTTCAGTGTCGTCGGCGGTGGCGACTCCGCCGCGGCCGTCCGCACCCTGGGCTTCGACGAGAACGCATTCGGACACATCTCGACCGGTGGCGGTGCCAGCCTCGAATACCTCGAGGGCAAGACGCTCCCCGGCCTCGCCGCACTGGAGGACTGA
- the pgi gene encoding glucose-6-phosphate isomerase, which translates to MNTRSRTRLNQTPEWTALGKHREQLGTTHLRQLFADDPQRGTGYTLRVGDLYIDYSKHLVTDETLRLLRELAAATGVAELRDAMFRGEKINTTEDRAVLHTALRAPRDAVIEVDGENVVPGVHAVLDKMAAFSDRVRSGQWTGHTGKRIKNVVNIGIGGSDLGPAMAYEVLRSFTDRELTVRFVSNVDGADLHEAVRDLDPAETLFIIASKTFTTIETITNATSARNWLLTGLGAGQDAVARHFVALSTNAEKVADFGIDTANMFEFWDWVGGRYSYDSAIGLSLMIAIGPDRFREMLDGFHLVDEHFRTAPAEDNVPLLLGLLGVWYGAFFDAQSHAVLPYSHYLSKFTAYLQQLDMESNGKSVDRDGNPVDWQTGPVVWGTPGTNGQHAYYQLIHQGTKVIPADFIGFAEPVADLLPGLVAQHDLLMANFFAQTQALAFGKTPDEVRAEGVAEELVPHKTFRGNHPTTTILADRLTPSVLGQLIALYEHKVFVQGAVWNIDSFDQWGVELGKVLARKIEPVLTEGKGGEQLDSSTAALVEAYRARRGR; encoded by the coding sequence ATGAATACACGTAGCCGAACCAGGCTCAACCAGACGCCCGAGTGGACCGCTCTGGGCAAGCACCGCGAGCAGCTCGGAACGACACATCTGCGACAGCTCTTCGCGGACGATCCGCAGCGCGGTACCGGATACACCCTCCGGGTCGGCGATCTGTACATCGACTACTCCAAGCACCTGGTCACCGACGAGACGCTGCGGCTGCTGCGCGAACTCGCCGCGGCCACCGGGGTGGCCGAGCTGCGGGACGCGATGTTCCGCGGCGAGAAGATCAACACCACCGAGGACCGCGCCGTCCTGCACACCGCGCTGCGTGCCCCGCGCGACGCGGTGATCGAGGTCGACGGCGAGAACGTGGTGCCGGGTGTGCACGCCGTGCTCGACAAGATGGCGGCGTTCTCCGACCGCGTCAGGTCGGGGCAGTGGACCGGTCACACCGGCAAGCGCATCAAGAACGTCGTCAACATCGGCATCGGCGGTTCCGACCTCGGACCCGCCATGGCGTACGAGGTGCTGCGCTCCTTCACGGACCGCGAACTGACCGTCCGCTTCGTGTCGAACGTCGACGGCGCCGACCTCCACGAGGCGGTGCGCGATCTCGACCCGGCCGAGACGCTCTTCATCATCGCGTCGAAGACTTTCACCACGATCGAGACCATCACCAACGCCACCTCCGCCCGCAACTGGCTGCTGACCGGTCTGGGGGCCGGCCAGGACGCGGTCGCCAGGCACTTCGTGGCGCTGTCCACGAACGCCGAGAAGGTCGCGGACTTCGGCATCGACACGGCCAACATGTTCGAGTTCTGGGACTGGGTCGGCGGCCGTTACTCGTACGACTCCGCCATCGGTCTCTCGCTGATGATCGCCATCGGCCCGGACCGGTTCCGCGAGATGCTCGACGGCTTCCACCTCGTCGACGAGCACTTCCGCACCGCCCCCGCCGAGGACAACGTCCCCCTGCTGCTGGGGCTGTTGGGCGTCTGGTACGGCGCGTTCTTCGACGCCCAGTCGCATGCCGTGCTGCCGTACAGCCACTATCTGTCCAAGTTCACCGCGTACTTGCAGCAGCTGGACATGGAGTCCAACGGCAAGTCCGTGGACCGGGACGGAAATCCGGTCGACTGGCAGACCGGACCGGTCGTCTGGGGCACCCCCGGCACCAACGGACAGCACGCCTATTACCAGCTGATCCACCAGGGCACCAAGGTCATCCCGGCCGACTTCATCGGCTTCGCCGAGCCGGTCGCCGACCTGCTGCCCGGCCTGGTCGCCCAGCACGATCTGCTGATGGCCAACTTCTTCGCCCAGACCCAGGCACTGGCTTTCGGCAAGACGCCGGACGAGGTCCGTGCCGAGGGCGTCGCCGAGGAACTGGTGCCGCACAAGACCTTCCGGGGCAACCACCCGACGACGACGATCCTCGCCGACCGGCTGACCCCGTCCGTGCTCGGCCAGCTGATCGCGCTGTACGAGCACAAGGTCTTCGTCCAGGGCGCCGTCTGGAACATCGACTCCTTCGACCAGTGGGGCGTCGAACTCGGCAAGGTCCTCGCCAGGAAGATCGAGCCGGTGCTCACCGAGGGCAAGGGGGGCGAGCAGCTGGACAGCTCGACCGCCGCGCTCGTCGAGGCGTACCGCGCCCGCCGGGGGCGCTGA
- the secG gene encoding preprotein translocase subunit SecG — protein MILAFEIALIVFSLLLMLLVLMHKGKGGGLSDMFGGGMQSSVGGSSVAERNLDRITVVVGLGWFACIVVLGLLIKLDN, from the coding sequence GTGATTTTGGCGTTCGAGATCGCCCTGATCGTCTTCAGCCTGCTGCTGATGCTGCTGGTGCTGATGCACAAGGGAAAGGGCGGCGGCCTCTCCGACATGTTCGGTGGCGGCATGCAGTCGTCGGTCGGCGGCTCCTCGGTCGCGGAGCGGAACCTCGACCGGATCACCGTGGTCGTCGGCCTGGGATGGTTCGCGTGCATTGTTGTGCTTGGTCTGCTGATCAAGCTGGACAACTGA